CACGTGCACATCGACATCCCCGCCCGCGCGGCTGAGCTGACCACGGTCACAACCGCAATCGGGCCCGACCCGAGGCTCGCGCTTGTGCTCCTCGATCGCTTACGGGAAGCCGGATGGAGAGGTGATCGCCCCGTGGTGGTCGCGGGCGCCGGCTCGGCCGACGAGCAGGCACTCGACGACGTACGACGCACCGCGCGCGGCCTCGCCGAGCTGACCGGTGTGCGGGCTCGTGCCGCCTTCGCTGGATCCGGGGCACCACGGCTTGAAGCGAGTGATGACGATGCCGTCGTTCCGTATGTCATCGGCCCGGGACGCTATGCCACCCTGATCGCCGGCTGCGGCGCGCCGATCGTCGCTGCCCCCCTCGGCGCGCATCCGTTGCTGGCCGAGATCATCATCGACCGCTACGACTCCGTGATCGACGAAGGCTTTGCGCCACGCTCTCCCCACGCCCGCGTGCTCGCAGTCCGACATAGGTGAGCATGAGCGTGCGGATCCAGCTGTCGTCGCGGATGCCGGTGCGGGTGGGTGGCTCGGCGACACCATGAGAAAGCCAGAGCCGACGCGGCCGACCGCTAGGTCGTCGCTCCTGCGGAAGCCTCCGTGGTGGCGCCGACACCGAGACCGGAGTCCGGCCACAGGTAGCTGGACTCTCCGTGCTCGGACAGGTCGAGGCCGGTCTGTTCGTCCTCCGGGGTGACCTGCAGCCCGACGAGGTGGTCGGTGATCCAGAGCACGATCCAGGTCATGACGAACGGGTAGGCGATCCCGACGACCGCCAGCACGACCTGCCGCCCGAACTGCGTCCACCCGGCCGGCTCGCCGGCTGCGTTGACG
This window of the Mycobacteriales bacterium genome carries:
- a CDS encoding CbiX/SirB N-terminal domain-containing protein: MTRAAAPLVLAAHGSANPHYATVITTLASTVAAARPDVDVRIGYLDHGRPRLEDVAAAGSVVVPTLLTNGFHVHIDIPARAAELTTVTTAIGPDPRLALVLLDRLREAGWRGDRPVVVAGAGSADEQALDDVRRTARGLAELTGVRARAAFAGSGAPRLEASDDDAVVPYVIGPGRYATLIAGCGAPIVAAPLGAHPLLAEIIIDRYDSVIDEGFAPRSPHARVLAVRHR